A region of Larimichthys crocea isolate SSNF chromosome X, L_crocea_2.0, whole genome shotgun sequence DNA encodes the following proteins:
- the mchr1a gene encoding melanin-concentrating hormone receptor 1: MTDTCSAFAVEMLSEALQQQQQQLTEERRAADGALHCSAVLHVIFGIICFLGIMGNCIVIYTIMKKTKCRAKQTVPDIFILNLSIVDLLFLLGMPFLIHQLLGNGTWRFGAAMCTVITALDSNSQIVSTYILTAMTLDRYLATVHPIRCNYIRTPCVATLVIVLVWGLSLLTIIPVWMYAGLMPLPDGLVACALLLPDPVTDTYWFTLYQFFLAFAIPLAIICLVFFKILQHMSTSVAPLPPRSLRVRTRKVTRMAVAICLAFFTCWAPYYILQLVHLGVQKPSLAFSYAYNIAISMGYANSCINPFLYIILSETFKRQFLRAVRPVNRKFRVNPSTTDGGSMSVRMVPEGGHQEPACEEMIPSNVAPQ; the protein is encoded by the exons ATGACTGACACCTGCAGCGCGTTCGCAGTGGAGATGCTCTCAGAGGcgcttcagcagcagcagcagcagctcacggAGGAGCGGAGAG CAGCAGACGGGGCGCTCCACTGCAGCGCCGTCCTTCACGTCATCTTTGGAATAATCTGCTTCCTCGGCATCATGGGAAACTGCATTGTCATCTACACGATCATGAAGAAGACCAAGTGCCGTGCAAAGCAGACCGTCCCTGACATCTTCATCTTAAATCTGTCCATCGTagacctcctcttcctcctcggcATGCCGTTCCTCATCCACCAGTTGCTGGGCAACGGTACCTGGCGGTTCGGAGCCGCGATGTGCACGGTCATCACCGCTCTTGACTCCAACAGCCAGATTGTCAGCACTTACATCCTCACGGCGATGACCCTGGACCGTTACTTAGCTACTGTCCATCCCATCCGCTGCAACTACATCCGCACGCCTTGCGTGGCGACGCTGGTCATTGTCCTGGTCTGGGGTCTGTCCTTACTCACCATCATCCCGGTGTGGATGTATGCGGGCCTGATGCCTCTCCCGGATGGCCTGGTAGCCTGCGCTCTCCTTCTGCCTGACCCAGTCACCGACACCTACTGGTTTACGCTGTACCAGTTCTTCTTGGCGTTTGCGATACCTCTGGCCATCATCTGCCTGGTGTTCTTCAAGATCCTCCAGCACATGTCCACCAGCGTGGCACCGCTGCCTCCGCGGAGTCTGAGGGTGCGCACCAGAAAGGTGACCCGGATGGCGGTGGCCATCTGCTTGGCTTTCTTCACCTGCTGGGCCCCGTATTACATCCTCCAGCTGGTCCACCTCGGGGTGCAGAAGCCAAGCCTGGCTTTCTCCTACGCCTACAACATAGCCATCAGCATGGGCTACGCCAACAGTTGCATCAACCCTTTTTTGTACATTATCCTGAGCGAGACCTTCAAGAGGCAGTTCCTCAGGGCGGTGCGCCCCGTTAATCGGAAGTTTCGCGTGAATCCGAGCACCACCGACGGTGGCAGCATGAGTGTGAGGATGGTGCCTGAAGGGGGTCATCAGGAGCCGGCCTGTGAGGAGATGATACCGTCCAACGTGGCTCCACAATGA